From Microplitis mediator isolate UGA2020A chromosome 11, iyMicMedi2.1, whole genome shotgun sequence, one genomic window encodes:
- the LOC130678060 gene encoding nicotinamide/nicotinic acid mononucleotide adenylyltransferase 3 isoform X1: MTPTRVILMSCGSYNPPTNMHLRMFEIARDHLHRMGTHIVVGGVMSPVHDSYGKKDLVVAEHRCEMLRLALKSSDWIRVSTWETRENCWTRTRASLKHHQNLLNSVLQDSDGSIKNHIDSQDLEWIPENIRNGQDRSPIKIKLLCGADLLESFGKPGLWADEDIDAIVGQHGLVVITREGSNPNKFIYDSDLLSKYMHNIHIVTEWINNEVSSTKLRRALKRGESIKYLTQDPVIDYIYNWGLYDVVTTTIKLTLSTTDSNNYLHIDDKYGGAFLTPSPSDVTMASPSPVEIISIDLTESVIKKNIINSPAKQLTSVNSNDTECMREKFINIITENGNNKVNNSNGGTATGAGAVKFSYPGLAKQIITTETGESQLFREGATRPACLL; encoded by the exons atgacaCCAACACGCGTAATATTGATGTCATGTGGGAGTTACAATCCACCAACGAACATGCACTTGCGAATGTTTG AAATAGCACGAGATCATTTGCATCGGATGGGAACTCATATAGTTGTGGGTGGTGTCATGTCCCCAGTTCATGACAGTTATGGTAAAAAAGATCTAGTTGTTGCTGAACATCGATGTGAAATGCTCAGATTAGCGTTGAAAAGTAGCGACTGGATACGTGTCAGTACCTGGGAAACACGTGAAAATTGTTGGACCAGAACCAGGGCCAGTCTTAAACATCATCAGAATTTATTGAACTCCGTGTTACAAGACTCCGATGGCAGCATAAAGAATCATATTGACAGTCAGGATCTTGAATGGATACCAGAAAATATTCGCAATGGACAAGACAGGTctccaattaaaataaaattactctgCGGTGCTGATTTACTTGAGAGTTTCGGGAAACCCGGTCTTTGGGCTGATGAAGAT attGATGCTATCGTTGGTCAGCACGGGTTAGTTGTAATCACCAGAGAAGGATCTaatccaaataaatttatatatgactCAGATCTTCTTTCTAAATACatg CACAATATTCACATTGTAACCGAGTGGATAAACAACGAAGTGAGTTCGACAAAACTAAGACGTGCTTTGAAACGCGGAGAAAGTATTAAATACTTAACTCAAGATCCTGTTATCGATTACATCTACAATTGGGGTCTATACGACGTAGTTACAACAACAAT TAAGTTGACATTGTCTACGACTGACAGCAACAATTATTTGCACATTGATGATAAATACGGAGGTGCTTTTTTGACACCTTCACCAAGCGATGTTACAATGGCGAGTCCAAGTCCAGTGGAAATAATCTCGATAGATCTTACAGAAtctgtgataaaaaaaaatattattaattcacCTGCTAAACAATTAACTTCCGTTAATTCAAATGACACTGAATGTAtgcgagaaaaatttataaatattattactgagaatggtaataataaagtaaataatagcAATGGTGGTACTGCTACTGGTGCTGGTGCTGTTAAATTTTCGTATCCGGGTTTAGCGAAGCAGATTATTACCACTGAGACTGGAGAATCGCAACTATTTCGGGAG
- the LOC130678060 gene encoding nicotinamide/nicotinic acid mononucleotide adenylyltransferase 3 isoform X2: MTPTRVILMSCGSYNPPTNMHLRMFEIARDHLHRMGTHIVVGGVMSPVHDSYGKKDLVVAEHRCEMLRLALKSSDWIRVSTWETRENCWTRTRASLKHHQNLLNSVLQDSDGSIKNHIDSQDLEWIPENIRNGQDRSPIKIKLLCGADLLESFGKPGLWADEDIDAIVGQHGLVVITREGSNPNKFIYDSDLLSKYMHNIHIVTEWINNEVSSTKLRRALKRGESIKYLTQDPVIDYIYNWGLYDVVTTTMEQQDLHAYCKTDS; the protein is encoded by the exons atgacaCCAACACGCGTAATATTGATGTCATGTGGGAGTTACAATCCACCAACGAACATGCACTTGCGAATGTTTG AAATAGCACGAGATCATTTGCATCGGATGGGAACTCATATAGTTGTGGGTGGTGTCATGTCCCCAGTTCATGACAGTTATGGTAAAAAAGATCTAGTTGTTGCTGAACATCGATGTGAAATGCTCAGATTAGCGTTGAAAAGTAGCGACTGGATACGTGTCAGTACCTGGGAAACACGTGAAAATTGTTGGACCAGAACCAGGGCCAGTCTTAAACATCATCAGAATTTATTGAACTCCGTGTTACAAGACTCCGATGGCAGCATAAAGAATCATATTGACAGTCAGGATCTTGAATGGATACCAGAAAATATTCGCAATGGACAAGACAGGTctccaattaaaataaaattactctgCGGTGCTGATTTACTTGAGAGTTTCGGGAAACCCGGTCTTTGGGCTGATGAAGAT attGATGCTATCGTTGGTCAGCACGGGTTAGTTGTAATCACCAGAGAAGGATCTaatccaaataaatttatatatgactCAGATCTTCTTTCTAAATACatg CACAATATTCACATTGTAACCGAGTGGATAAACAACGAAGTGAGTTCGACAAAACTAAGACGTGCTTTGAAACGCGGAGAAAGTATTAAATACTTAACTCAAGATCCTGTTATCGATTACATCTACAATTGGGGTCTATACGACGTAGTTACAACAACAAT
- the LOC130678060 gene encoding nicotinamide/nicotinic acid mononucleotide adenylyltransferase 3 isoform X3 has product MTPTRVILMSCGSYNPPTNMHLRMFEIARDHLHRMGTHIVVGGVMSPVHDSYGKKDLVVAEHRCEMLRLALKSSDWIRVSTWETRENCWTRTRASLKHHQNLLNSVLQDSDGSIKNHIDSQDLEWIPENIRNGQDRSPIKIKLLCGADLLESFGKPGLWADEDIDAIVGQHGLVVITREGSNPNKFIYDSDLLSKYMHNIHIVTEWINNEVSSTKLRRALKRGESIKYLTQDPVIDYIYNWGLYDVVTTTIKWSQRSQQVRAPK; this is encoded by the exons atgacaCCAACACGCGTAATATTGATGTCATGTGGGAGTTACAATCCACCAACGAACATGCACTTGCGAATGTTTG AAATAGCACGAGATCATTTGCATCGGATGGGAACTCATATAGTTGTGGGTGGTGTCATGTCCCCAGTTCATGACAGTTATGGTAAAAAAGATCTAGTTGTTGCTGAACATCGATGTGAAATGCTCAGATTAGCGTTGAAAAGTAGCGACTGGATACGTGTCAGTACCTGGGAAACACGTGAAAATTGTTGGACCAGAACCAGGGCCAGTCTTAAACATCATCAGAATTTATTGAACTCCGTGTTACAAGACTCCGATGGCAGCATAAAGAATCATATTGACAGTCAGGATCTTGAATGGATACCAGAAAATATTCGCAATGGACAAGACAGGTctccaattaaaataaaattactctgCGGTGCTGATTTACTTGAGAGTTTCGGGAAACCCGGTCTTTGGGCTGATGAAGAT attGATGCTATCGTTGGTCAGCACGGGTTAGTTGTAATCACCAGAGAAGGATCTaatccaaataaatttatatatgactCAGATCTTCTTTCTAAATACatg CACAATATTCACATTGTAACCGAGTGGATAAACAACGAAGTGAGTTCGACAAAACTAAGACGTGCTTTGAAACGCGGAGAAAGTATTAAATACTTAACTCAAGATCCTGTTATCGATTACATCTACAATTGGGGTCTATACGACGTAGTTACAACAACAAT
- the LOC130678060 gene encoding nicotinamide/nicotinic acid mononucleotide adenylyltransferase 1 isoform X4: protein MTPTRVILMSCGSYNPPTNMHLRMFEIARDHLHRMGTHIVVGGVMSPVHDSYGKKDLVVAEHRCEMLRLALKSSDWIRVSTWETRENCWTRTRASLKHHQNLLNSVLQDSDGSIKNHIDSQDLEWIPENIRNGQDRSPIKIKLLCGADLLESFGKPGLWADEDIDAIVGQHGLVVITREGSNPNKFIYDSDLLSKYMHNIHIVTEWINNEVSSTKLRRALKRGESIKYLTQDPVIDYIYNWGLYDVVTTTIKTKS, encoded by the exons atgacaCCAACACGCGTAATATTGATGTCATGTGGGAGTTACAATCCACCAACGAACATGCACTTGCGAATGTTTG AAATAGCACGAGATCATTTGCATCGGATGGGAACTCATATAGTTGTGGGTGGTGTCATGTCCCCAGTTCATGACAGTTATGGTAAAAAAGATCTAGTTGTTGCTGAACATCGATGTGAAATGCTCAGATTAGCGTTGAAAAGTAGCGACTGGATACGTGTCAGTACCTGGGAAACACGTGAAAATTGTTGGACCAGAACCAGGGCCAGTCTTAAACATCATCAGAATTTATTGAACTCCGTGTTACAAGACTCCGATGGCAGCATAAAGAATCATATTGACAGTCAGGATCTTGAATGGATACCAGAAAATATTCGCAATGGACAAGACAGGTctccaattaaaataaaattactctgCGGTGCTGATTTACTTGAGAGTTTCGGGAAACCCGGTCTTTGGGCTGATGAAGAT attGATGCTATCGTTGGTCAGCACGGGTTAGTTGTAATCACCAGAGAAGGATCTaatccaaataaatttatatatgactCAGATCTTCTTTCTAAATACatg CACAATATTCACATTGTAACCGAGTGGATAAACAACGAAGTGAGTTCGACAAAACTAAGACGTGCTTTGAAACGCGGAGAAAGTATTAAATACTTAACTCAAGATCCTGTTATCGATTACATCTACAATTGGGGTCTATACGACGTAGTTACAACAACAAT